The proteins below come from a single Argentina anserina chromosome 1, drPotAnse1.1, whole genome shotgun sequence genomic window:
- the LOC126788028 gene encoding uncharacterized protein LOC126788028 isoform X1 has protein sequence MKMQLCQAMSEMSITYLNDIRPNQYVGRIRIRVARAWRPKKFKSEFFDGLHYLLIDERADTMHAIVAENDYEYTTKLEEGCMYDIYHVFTKKHVFGYKVVDRDLQLTFNQPTKSIPLKQDTCSIPRYAFQFLQFEQVEDRFKEHAEKDKQKKEQIVLIDIYGCIKDVQSERKRYIPSTDEHESICVVTLENLRRQRVIVTLWGHHARSFDLKVLEDPTTSVFVAFTSLNLKKFRDYITPTSTNHTCIIYNPQLPDSAEYETEFNKPGDKPIISAPYKQRKKDETWKTIFDLYTLDPEAYKDQIVVCCATIIRFSTHSGWWYNSCSEPNCNKQLKQHGDDGTYECQKHNVVKRAFPCYRVYLTIEDDKEDQITLTLMGQQAEQLFGYTCSELLEKRNYAGNHDLPEEIAAKRGNKYLFDLQVKLDREITVKGIQPNPDNDEPISATPQKTYEKKRAANLIGKSIDTPEKDKKTKRQGKEATPSLTEKKQTEKDKRE, from the exons atgaaaatgcaACTCTGTCAG GCAATGAGTGAGATGAGCATAACATATCTGAATGACATACGCCCAAATCAATATGTGGGCAGAATTAGAATTCGTGTTGCAAGAGCATGGAGGCCAAAAAAGTTTAAAAGCGAATTCTTTGATGGATTACACTATCTTCTGATCGATGAAAGA GCTGACACCATGCATGCTATTGTTGCTGAGAATGACTATGAGTACACAACCAAACTGGAAGAAGGCTGCATGTATGACATTTATCATGTCTTCACCAAGAAACATGTCTTTGGATACAAAGTGGTGGATCGTGATCTACAATTGACTTTCAATCAACCCACGAAGTCTATCCCACTAAAACAAGACACATGCTCAATTCCAAGATATGCATTCCAATTCTTACAGTTTGAGCAGGTTGAAGATCGCTTCAAAGAACACGCAGAAAAagacaaacaaaagaaagaacaaatcGTGCTCATAG ATATTTATGGCTGCATTAAAGATGTTCAATCAGAACGCAAGCGATATATACCATCAACAGATGAACATGAATCCATTTGTGTGGTTACTCTTGAAAATCTTAG GAGACAACGCGTAATAGTCACACTTTGGGGACACCATGCAAGAAGTTTTGACTTGAAAGTTCTTGAGGACCCAACAACATCAGTGTTTGTCGCATTCACAAGTTTGAATCTAAAAAAATTCCGAG ATTACATAACACCAACAAGcacaaatcacacatgcatcATCTATAACCCACAGTTGCCAGATTCTGCAGAATATGAGACAGA GTTTAACAAACCAGGAGACAAACCAATAATCAGTGCACCATACAAGCAGAGGAAAAAAGATGAAACATGGAAGACAATTTTTGATCTATATACACTGGACCCAGAAGCCTATAAG GATCAAATAGTTGTGTGTTGTGCAACGATCATCAGATTCTCAACTCACAGCGGGTGGTGGTACAATAGTTGCTCAGAACCAAATTGTAACAAGCAGCTGAAGCAACATGGAGATGATGGCACCTACGAATGTCAGAAACATAACGTTGTAAAAAGAGCTTTCCCATG TTATAGAGTTTATCTAACTATAGAAGATGACAAGGAGGATCAAATCACCCTAACACTAATGGGACAACAGGCAGAACAACTCTTTGGCTACACATGTTCAGAATTGctagaaaaaagaaactatGCGGGTAATCATGATCTGCCGGAAGAAATAGCCGCCAAAAGAGGCAACAAGTACCTGTTTGATCTTCAAGTTAAGCTCGACCGTGAAATCACTGTAAAGGGCATACAACCAAACCCAGACAATGATGAACCAATATCAGCCACACCTCAAAAAACGTATGAGAAAAAAAGGGCAGCTAATCTCATAGGCAAATCAATTGATACACCAGAGAAAGACAAGAAGACCAAAAG GCAAGGCAAAGAGGCAACCCCATCTCTTACAGAGAAGAAACAAACTGAAAAAGATAAGAGAGAATGA
- the LOC126788028 gene encoding uncharacterized protein LOC126788028 isoform X2, with amino-acid sequence MSEMSITYLNDIRPNQYVGRIRIRVARAWRPKKFKSEFFDGLHYLLIDERADTMHAIVAENDYEYTTKLEEGCMYDIYHVFTKKHVFGYKVVDRDLQLTFNQPTKSIPLKQDTCSIPRYAFQFLQFEQVEDRFKEHAEKDKQKKEQIVLIDIYGCIKDVQSERKRYIPSTDEHESICVVTLENLRRQRVIVTLWGHHARSFDLKVLEDPTTSVFVAFTSLNLKKFRDYITPTSTNHTCIIYNPQLPDSAEYETEFNKPGDKPIISAPYKQRKKDETWKTIFDLYTLDPEAYKDQIVVCCATIIRFSTHSGWWYNSCSEPNCNKQLKQHGDDGTYECQKHNVVKRAFPCYRVYLTIEDDKEDQITLTLMGQQAEQLFGYTCSELLEKRNYAGNHDLPEEIAAKRGNKYLFDLQVKLDREITVKGIQPNPDNDEPISATPQKTYEKKRAANLIGKSIDTPEKDKKTKRQGKEATPSLTEKKQTEKDKRE; translated from the exons ATGAGTGAGATGAGCATAACATATCTGAATGACATACGCCCAAATCAATATGTGGGCAGAATTAGAATTCGTGTTGCAAGAGCATGGAGGCCAAAAAAGTTTAAAAGCGAATTCTTTGATGGATTACACTATCTTCTGATCGATGAAAGA GCTGACACCATGCATGCTATTGTTGCTGAGAATGACTATGAGTACACAACCAAACTGGAAGAAGGCTGCATGTATGACATTTATCATGTCTTCACCAAGAAACATGTCTTTGGATACAAAGTGGTGGATCGTGATCTACAATTGACTTTCAATCAACCCACGAAGTCTATCCCACTAAAACAAGACACATGCTCAATTCCAAGATATGCATTCCAATTCTTACAGTTTGAGCAGGTTGAAGATCGCTTCAAAGAACACGCAGAAAAagacaaacaaaagaaagaacaaatcGTGCTCATAG ATATTTATGGCTGCATTAAAGATGTTCAATCAGAACGCAAGCGATATATACCATCAACAGATGAACATGAATCCATTTGTGTGGTTACTCTTGAAAATCTTAG GAGACAACGCGTAATAGTCACACTTTGGGGACACCATGCAAGAAGTTTTGACTTGAAAGTTCTTGAGGACCCAACAACATCAGTGTTTGTCGCATTCACAAGTTTGAATCTAAAAAAATTCCGAG ATTACATAACACCAACAAGcacaaatcacacatgcatcATCTATAACCCACAGTTGCCAGATTCTGCAGAATATGAGACAGA GTTTAACAAACCAGGAGACAAACCAATAATCAGTGCACCATACAAGCAGAGGAAAAAAGATGAAACATGGAAGACAATTTTTGATCTATATACACTGGACCCAGAAGCCTATAAG GATCAAATAGTTGTGTGTTGTGCAACGATCATCAGATTCTCAACTCACAGCGGGTGGTGGTACAATAGTTGCTCAGAACCAAATTGTAACAAGCAGCTGAAGCAACATGGAGATGATGGCACCTACGAATGTCAGAAACATAACGTTGTAAAAAGAGCTTTCCCATG TTATAGAGTTTATCTAACTATAGAAGATGACAAGGAGGATCAAATCACCCTAACACTAATGGGACAACAGGCAGAACAACTCTTTGGCTACACATGTTCAGAATTGctagaaaaaagaaactatGCGGGTAATCATGATCTGCCGGAAGAAATAGCCGCCAAAAGAGGCAACAAGTACCTGTTTGATCTTCAAGTTAAGCTCGACCGTGAAATCACTGTAAAGGGCATACAACCAAACCCAGACAATGATGAACCAATATCAGCCACACCTCAAAAAACGTATGAGAAAAAAAGGGCAGCTAATCTCATAGGCAAATCAATTGATACACCAGAGAAAGACAAGAAGACCAAAAG GCAAGGCAAAGAGGCAACCCCATCTCTTACAGAGAAGAAACAAACTGAAAAAGATAAGAGAGAATGA